In Leptospira selangorensis, the following are encoded in one genomic region:
- a CDS encoding glycosyltransferase, translating into MILHIDTETGWRGGERQLFLLAEGLKKHKIPQLILCKPGSALETRANDVGLPTVTLPLKGEWDFGSVKALQELIVSKGIKLIHAHTAKAHSIAWLAKAKHPKVKLVVSRRVDFRLRKNWFSKRKYVSDRVDLYLSVSNRIREILIMDGIDPAKVVTVYSGIDLGVSKKTNDTSYLRKEFNLSKDELIIGNIAALVDHKDQKTLLDALSKVETDKKYKVLIVGEGELRKELERIASEKKLLDKVIFTGFRTDIPELLSLFDIFTLTSKEEGLGTSVLDAMASGLPIVATNGGGIAEMLTEGKGAFVSEVGDAISLATSYKTLLEDPKIRKSMGTFNKESVKRFSVKNTIKKTELAYYSLLGEEIYSNSKGKSGEAA; encoded by the coding sequence GTGATTCTTCATATCGACACGGAAACCGGCTGGAGAGGAGGAGAAAGGCAACTTTTTCTTCTCGCAGAAGGTTTAAAAAAACACAAAATCCCTCAGCTCATTCTTTGTAAACCAGGCTCTGCATTAGAGACCCGTGCTAACGATGTTGGACTTCCAACAGTTACTCTTCCTTTAAAAGGAGAATGGGACTTTGGTTCCGTAAAGGCACTCCAAGAACTCATCGTTTCCAAAGGGATCAAACTCATTCACGCTCATACTGCAAAAGCACATTCTATCGCTTGGCTGGCAAAGGCAAAACATCCTAAAGTGAAACTTGTAGTTTCTCGAAGGGTGGATTTCAGGCTTAGAAAGAATTGGTTCAGTAAACGTAAGTATGTTTCCGACAGAGTTGATCTTTACTTAAGTGTTTCGAATCGTATACGCGAAATTCTGATCATGGATGGGATAGATCCTGCCAAAGTTGTGACAGTGTATAGCGGGATCGATCTAGGTGTTTCCAAAAAGACAAATGATACTTCTTATCTCAGAAAAGAATTCAATCTTTCTAAAGATGAACTGATCATAGGAAATATTGCCGCGTTAGTCGATCATAAGGACCAAAAAACGTTATTAGATGCTTTATCTAAGGTAGAAACGGACAAAAAGTATAAGGTCCTAATCGTAGGAGAAGGTGAACTTAGAAAAGAACTAGAACGTATCGCTTCCGAAAAAAAACTTTTGGATAAAGTGATCTTCACGGGATTTAGAACTGATATTCCCGAACTTCTTTCCTTATTCGATATTTTCACATTAACTTCAAAAGAAGAAGGACTCGGAACCTCCGTTTTAGACGCGATGGCATCCGGATTACCGATCGTCGCTACAAACGGAGGAGGTATCGCGGAAATGCTTACGGAAGGTAAGGGTGCATTCGTTTCCGAAGTAGGCGACGCTATATCTCTTGCTACTTCTTATAAAACTCTATTAGAAGATCCTAAAATCCGAAAATCTATGGGAACTTTTAATAAAGAATCCGTAAAAAGGTTCTCAGTTAAAAATACCATCAAGAAAACCGAGTTGGCATATTATAGTTTATTGGGTGAAGAGATCTATTCTAACTCGAAAGGAAAATCCGGGGAAGCGGCATGA
- a CDS encoding class II glutamine amidotransferase — MCELLGMSANVPTDICFSFTGLVQRGGKTGPHKDGWGIAFYEGKGCRVFQDPQASADSQLAELVRTFPIKSNLVISHIRKANRGKVDLKNTHPFVRELWGYYWTFAHNGQLKGVKKEPLKDFTPVGTTDSEYAFCWLLSELKKKFKTRPKNETQLSQEIRKLLSKLGKKGVSNILISDSKYLYAYCSTKLVYITRHAPFGEAKLIDADLSIDFSKHTNPKDIVTVLATSPLTQDEIWTSFLPGEFQVWKEGKQWQRFSPDIK; from the coding sequence ATGTGCGAACTTTTGGGAATGAGTGCCAATGTTCCTACAGATATATGCTTTAGTTTCACTGGTCTTGTCCAAAGAGGCGGAAAAACCGGACCCCACAAAGATGGATGGGGGATCGCATTTTATGAGGGCAAAGGTTGCAGGGTCTTCCAAGATCCTCAGGCAAGCGCTGATTCACAATTGGCGGAACTGGTTCGCACATTTCCTATCAAAAGTAATCTAGTCATTTCACATATCCGAAAAGCAAATCGCGGTAAGGTGGATCTGAAAAATACACATCCATTCGTTCGGGAACTTTGGGGTTATTATTGGACATTCGCTCATAATGGACAATTAAAAGGAGTGAAGAAGGAACCATTAAAAGATTTTACACCTGTTGGGACGACTGACAGCGAGTATGCTTTTTGTTGGCTGCTTTCTGAATTAAAGAAGAAGTTTAAGACAAGACCAAAAAACGAAACACAGCTCTCCCAAGAGATCCGCAAACTATTGTCCAAACTCGGAAAAAAGGGAGTTTCGAATATTCTAATTTCGGATTCCAAATATTTATACGCATATTGTTCTACAAAACTCGTATATATCACAAGACATGCCCCCTTCGGAGAAGCAAAACTAATAGATGCAGATTTGAGCATAGACTTTAGTAAACATACAAATCCGAAAGATATAGTTACAGTTTTAGCCACAAGTCCTTTGACCCAAGATGAAATTTGGACCAGCTTTTTGCCTGGAGAATTTCAGGTCTGGAAAGAAGGAAAACAATGGCAAAGATTTTCTCCCGATATTAAATAG
- a CDS encoding cereblon family protein, whose product MPDLPSSVPERESIQEKEIIPENWKLCTSCGEKITKEEWKTSVDGAYIHNFINPLGIEFRILTFSEAIGITWQKDSYTEHTWFPGFSWRVGSCSVCGSHLGWNFESISGSNSFLGLILGRITS is encoded by the coding sequence ATGCCGGATCTTCCTAGCAGCGTTCCCGAAAGAGAATCGATACAAGAAAAAGAGATCATTCCAGAAAATTGGAAGTTATGTACTTCTTGTGGGGAAAAGATCACAAAAGAAGAATGGAAAACTTCTGTGGATGGAGCCTATATTCACAATTTTATAAATCCTCTTGGGATCGAATTCAGAATTCTTACATTTTCAGAAGCGATCGGAATTACTTGGCAAAAAGATTCATACACAGAACATACTTGGTTTCCAGGTTTTTCATGGAGAGTAGGATCCTGCTCCGTTTGTGGTTCTCATCTAGGTTGGAATTTTGAATCTATTTCAGGTTCGAATTCTTTCTTAGGGCTAATCTTAGGAAGAATTACTTCTTAA
- a CDS encoding DUF5329 domain-containing protein: MKKFLFYFIITLSVFSFAPNFAAEPEDEIKSLVSSLDSCKGCVFIRNGSEHKLDEAKAHLLRKYDAAKNKISSTEDFIKGLASKSSITGTPYKIKFPDGKEVESEKWLTNKLNELRNPPPVAKPKKKK; the protein is encoded by the coding sequence ATGAAAAAATTCCTATTTTATTTTATTATTACACTTTCGGTTTTTAGTTTTGCTCCAAATTTCGCAGCAGAGCCTGAAGACGAGATCAAATCATTGGTCTCTTCCTTAGATTCTTGTAAGGGTTGTGTTTTTATACGAAACGGTTCGGAACATAAGCTGGATGAGGCAAAGGCTCACTTACTTAGAAAGTATGATGCAGCCAAAAATAAAATAAGCAGCACCGAAGATTTTATCAAAGGATTAGCAAGCAAATCTTCGATCACAGGGACTCCGTACAAGATCAAATTCCCTGACGGAAAGGAAGTAGAATCTGAAAAATGGCTGACTAATAAACTGAATGAATTGCGTAATCCTCCGCCTGTGGCCAAACCGAAAAAGAAAAAATAA
- a CDS encoding glycosyltransferase family 4 protein: MLPSTYISSYPKAGPFRILVVTETFPPEINGVAKTLHRMLGDLLQRGHEIILVRPKQGHNDYATASNNYREVLVRGAKIPLYEDLRFGFPEKYLLRRLIELEKPDIVHVVTEGPLGWSAVRAARHVGIPIISDFRTNFHAYAKYYKFGFAGKLVHNYLKGLHNRTQMTLVPTAQIREQLTEQGYTNVQVVSRGIDSDLFHPARRNSKLKTEWGLKPSELGVLYVGRLAPEKNLDLLVRAFRRLQSRVPNAKLILVGDGPSKEKLRKENPDFIFRGMRKGKELAEHYATGDLFLFPSLTETFGNVIVEAMASGLPIVAYNYAAANQHLKHGKSALLCGFDKEEEFIEQSCLLAENKKLASKLGLAARKIAASCTWEDVTDSLEMTYSKLSLSKKKSVRSKKAIKLKVQMVRG, encoded by the coding sequence ATGCTTCCATCGACATATATCAGTTCTTATCCTAAAGCAGGTCCCTTTCGAATTTTAGTGGTGACCGAAACATTTCCTCCTGAGATCAACGGGGTCGCCAAAACACTTCATAGAATGTTGGGCGATCTTTTACAAAGAGGTCACGAAATCATTCTGGTCCGTCCAAAACAAGGCCATAATGACTATGCAACGGCAAGCAATAACTATAGAGAAGTGCTCGTAAGAGGAGCAAAAATCCCTTTATACGAAGATCTAAGATTCGGATTTCCTGAAAAATACCTTCTACGCAGATTAATCGAATTAGAAAAACCTGATATAGTACATGTGGTCACAGAAGGACCTCTCGGCTGGTCAGCAGTTAGAGCGGCCAGACACGTTGGAATTCCAATTATCAGCGATTTCAGAACGAACTTCCATGCATACGCAAAATATTATAAGTTCGGATTTGCAGGAAAACTGGTCCATAATTACCTAAAAGGTCTTCATAACAGAACACAGATGACATTGGTCCCTACTGCTCAGATCAGAGAACAGTTAACGGAGCAAGGATACACCAATGTTCAAGTGGTCTCTAGAGGGATCGACTCCGATCTATTCCATCCTGCTCGTAGGAATTCCAAATTAAAAACGGAATGGGGATTAAAACCGTCTGAACTCGGAGTTCTATATGTAGGAAGATTGGCTCCGGAAAAAAATCTGGATTTATTAGTAAGAGCATTCCGTAGACTCCAATCCAGAGTTCCAAATGCAAAATTGATCTTAGTGGGAGACGGACCTTCCAAAGAAAAACTACGAAAAGAGAATCCTGATTTTATATTCAGAGGAATGAGAAAAGGAAAAGAACTGGCAGAACATTATGCTACGGGAGATCTATTTCTATTCCCAAGTCTCACAGAAACTTTCGGAAACGTAATCGTAGAAGCAATGGCATCCGGTCTTCCAATCGTAGCTTATAACTACGCGGCTGCAAACCAACATCTCAAACACGGCAAGTCTGCCCTGCTTTGCGGTTTTGATAAAGAAGAAGAATTTATAGAACAATCCTGCCTCTTAGCGGAGAATAAAAAGCTGGCTTCCAAACTTGGTCTCGCCGCAAGAAAGATCGCAGCTTCCTGCACCTGGGAAGACGTTACTGATTCTTTGGAAATGACTTACTCTAAACTTTCTCTTTCTAAGAAAAAATCCGTGAGATCTAAAAAGGCGATTAAGCTGAAAGTACAGATGGTGAGGGGTTAG
- a CDS encoding winged helix-turn-helix transcriptional regulator, with product MSEGKKRSDCPISCSLDIWGDKWSLLIIRDLMFNKKRTYGDFLKSDEGIATNILASRLQSLEENGLIEKSEHPDSKAKVLYKLTQKGIDLLPVFIEIYVWAEKYFDIPKEIKVALKDVKKDKESFIRSMTKELRK from the coding sequence ATGTCAGAGGGAAAAAAAAGATCGGATTGTCCGATTAGTTGCTCCCTAGATATCTGGGGCGATAAATGGTCGCTTCTCATAATCAGGGATCTTATGTTCAATAAAAAAAGGACTTACGGAGATTTCCTGAAGTCCGACGAGGGTATTGCTACAAATATCCTCGCGTCAAGACTTCAGTCCTTGGAAGAAAACGGTTTGATAGAAAAATCGGAGCATCCGGATAGTAAGGCAAAAGTTCTTTACAAGCTTACACAAAAGGGCATCGATCTTTTGCCCGTTTTTATTGAGATCTATGTATGGGCGGAAAAGTATTTTGATATTCCAAAAGAAATCAAAGTTGCATTAAAAGATGTTAAGAAGGACAAGGAGTCCTTTATTAGATCGATGACGAAAGAATTGAGAAAGTAG
- a CDS encoding SDR family NAD(P)-dependent oxidoreductase — translation MKQTILVTGASSGIGLLLANKLHKSGHTVIGTSRNPEEHSSVPFKLLELDISSDSSIESFPKRLFSQIQNLDVLINNAGYLVSGIAEETPIDLGRQQFETNFWGTVKLTNQLLPYFRKQRQGKIITVGSILGLIGLPNVSYYSASKHSLEGYFKVLRFELKDFNIKVSMVEPMGFKTNIGTSAVRSKVQIDDYDLLRKQTAAFSKETFDKAPTPEPVVNTVIEIINQKDPRFNFPVGQGASFILTMQHYAYKAFESSILKRLHKVK, via the coding sequence ATGAAACAGACAATTTTAGTAACAGGAGCTTCGTCAGGTATCGGGCTCCTTCTTGCCAATAAACTCCATAAGAGCGGTCATACCGTTATCGGAACAAGCCGCAATCCCGAAGAACATAGTTCTGTTCCTTTTAAACTTTTAGAATTAGATATCTCTTCCGACAGCTCAATTGAGTCCTTCCCGAAAAGGCTATTTAGCCAGATACAAAATCTAGATGTTCTGATAAATAATGCAGGTTACTTGGTATCGGGCATTGCCGAGGAAACTCCTATTGATCTTGGAAGGCAACAATTCGAGACCAATTTTTGGGGAACAGTAAAACTCACCAATCAGTTGCTTCCTTATTTTAGAAAACAAAGACAAGGAAAAATTATTACAGTCGGATCTATCCTAGGTCTAATCGGTCTTCCGAATGTTTCTTACTATTCGGCTTCAAAACATTCTTTGGAAGGTTACTTTAAAGTACTTCGCTTCGAATTAAAGGATTTTAATATAAAAGTCAGCATGGTTGAGCCGATGGGTTTCAAAACCAATATCGGCACTAGCGCAGTTAGATCAAAAGTGCAAATTGATGACTACGATCTGCTTCGAAAACAAACCGCTGCATTCTCGAAAGAAACATTCGATAAAGCGCCCACTCCGGAACCGGTCGTAAACACTGTAATAGAAATTATAAATCAAAAAGATCCGAGATTCAATTTCCCCGTTGGTCAAGGCGCTTCGTTTATTCTTACCATGCAACATTATGCATATAAAGCTTTTGAAAGCTCGATCTTAAAAAGGCTGCATAAAGTAAAATAG
- a CDS encoding FAD-binding oxidoreductase: MKKSILLFLLLTAHLYSSPVVVNDVTQINPISVSRVETPKSIEEIQNLVKEHSGMISVGGGRFSMGGQIATENALFIDTREFDQVLDFDEKQKKIRVQSGITWRKIQEFIDPYNLSIKIKQTYSNFTVGGSLSVNGHGRYMGQGPLILSVDSIKIVLSDGRLVSASPKENPEIFYASIGGYGGIGVIVEAVLQLTDNSKVSRSVKKLPISEYKKFFFENVRTNSKAVFHNGDIYPPSYENVNAITWAETDEAVTVQDRLVPVKEEYWMENIMYFWLTELPYGKEFREHIYDPNFTTGKRVVWRNFEASYDVKELEPPTRKISTYVLQEYFVPVEKFDEFYPKMREVLQKHDVNVMNISIRHSYKDPGSLLAWARSEVFSFVIYYKQRTYPSARNEVGVWTRELIDAVVSVGGAYYLPYQPHANQVQFEAAYPDSGKFFELKRKLDPNYKFRNKLWDKYYFSDIKDQKIRLELDSNKTYRRNEDQTFLTVPEWFIVFSSDEYAKFQKHSPPSDFPYWASIGQFWKIYGNIIQKTWEYETNWGYHLMICVIGVSYSGELALKSVYENTIGALTEWIDSRKEIDQDRKVEAYIQWVAQDYTDFVRLKPWYEYPFYSKFLEFVKVEDGNNVGRIRSWERRIFFSMELLAKAGYGWLIGLGTGAVYEPENFHILAWANENGTGKIISIPRYEPFTKEVPVLVEKGISFKEIAGNKKIVLTTISSENQNWEDQKILSSWPILTEPGKKRTALILPVDQLHLMILYCKQNGILIDHIFDY, translated from the coding sequence ATGAAAAAATCCATACTACTTTTCCTATTACTCACTGCTCATCTATATTCTAGTCCTGTTGTTGTAAATGATGTCACCCAGATCAATCCGATTTCAGTGTCTAGAGTCGAAACTCCTAAATCGATCGAAGAAATTCAGAATTTAGTAAAAGAACATTCCGGGATGATCTCCGTCGGCGGAGGAAGATTTTCCATGGGAGGTCAGATCGCCACCGAAAATGCATTATTTATAGATACCCGTGAGTTCGATCAGGTTTTGGATTTTGATGAAAAACAAAAAAAGATCAGAGTGCAGTCCGGAATTACTTGGAGAAAAATACAAGAATTCATAGATCCATATAATCTTTCCATAAAGATCAAACAGACTTATTCTAATTTTACGGTGGGCGGTTCTTTAAGTGTAAATGGGCATGGAAGATATATGGGCCAAGGTCCTTTGATTTTATCCGTGGACTCCATTAAGATTGTGTTAAGTGACGGTAGATTAGTATCTGCTAGTCCGAAGGAAAATCCGGAAATCTTTTACGCCTCAATCGGAGGTTACGGAGGAATCGGAGTCATAGTCGAAGCTGTTTTACAATTAACTGATAATTCCAAAGTTTCCCGTTCTGTGAAGAAGCTTCCGATTTCGGAATATAAAAAATTCTTTTTTGAAAACGTTCGCACGAATTCTAAAGCAGTATTTCATAATGGAGATATATATCCACCTTCTTACGAAAATGTAAACGCGATCACTTGGGCCGAGACAGACGAGGCTGTAACGGTGCAAGATAGATTGGTCCCCGTAAAAGAAGAATATTGGATGGAAAACATAATGTATTTCTGGCTGACTGAACTTCCATATGGAAAGGAGTTCAGAGAACACATATACGATCCTAATTTTACCACGGGTAAACGAGTGGTTTGGAGAAATTTCGAAGCAAGTTATGATGTAAAAGAATTAGAACCTCCAACCAGAAAGATCAGCACATACGTATTGCAGGAATATTTCGTTCCGGTTGAAAAGTTCGACGAGTTTTACCCTAAAATGCGGGAAGTCCTGCAAAAACATGACGTAAATGTAATGAATATATCAATTCGTCATTCTTATAAAGATCCAGGTTCTCTTCTGGCGTGGGCTAGGTCCGAGGTTTTTTCCTTCGTAATCTATTATAAACAAAGAACCTATCCTTCCGCTAGGAACGAAGTCGGTGTTTGGACTAGAGAGTTGATAGATGCGGTCGTTTCCGTGGGAGGCGCTTACTATCTGCCTTATCAGCCTCATGCGAACCAGGTCCAATTCGAAGCTGCATATCCTGATTCAGGTAAGTTTTTCGAATTAAAAAGAAAACTGGATCCGAATTATAAATTCAGAAATAAACTTTGGGATAAATATTATTTTTCTGATATCAAAGATCAAAAGATCCGTTTGGAATTAGATTCTAATAAAACATATCGACGAAACGAGGATCAAACATTTTTAACTGTTCCGGAATGGTTCATAGTATTCAGTTCGGATGAATATGCCAAATTCCAAAAACATTCACCTCCTAGTGACTTTCCTTATTGGGCAAGTATAGGTCAGTTCTGGAAGATTTATGGAAACATAATACAAAAAACCTGGGAGTACGAAACGAACTGGGGATATCATCTCATGATCTGTGTTATCGGAGTCAGTTATTCCGGAGAATTGGCTTTGAAGAGTGTTTATGAGAATACGATCGGGGCTCTCACTGAATGGATAGATTCCCGCAAAGAAATCGACCAGGATAGAAAAGTAGAGGCGTATATCCAATGGGTCGCTCAAGATTATACCGATTTTGTGAGATTGAAGCCTTGGTACGAATATCCTTTTTATTCTAAATTTTTAGAATTCGTCAAGGTAGAAGACGGAAATAACGTAGGAAGGATTAGAAGTTGGGAAAGAAGGATTTTTTTCTCAATGGAACTTCTTGCCAAAGCTGGATACGGATGGCTGATCGGTTTGGGAACGGGAGCGGTTTATGAGCCGGAAAATTTTCATATTCTTGCATGGGCGAATGAAAACGGCACCGGAAAAATCATCTCAATTCCAAGATATGAACCTTTTACAAAAGAAGTTCCTGTTTTAGTAGAGAAGGGAATTTCATTTAAGGAAATCGCAGGTAATAAAAAGATTGTTCTGACAACTATTTCCTCGGAGAACCAAAACTGGGAGGATCAGAAGATTCTCTCATCTTGGCCTATACTTACAGAACCCGGCAAAAAAAGAACGGCACTAATTTTGCCGGTGGATCAGCTTCACCTTATGATCCTATACTGTAAGCAGAATGGAATTCTAATAGATCATATATTCGATTATTAA
- a CDS encoding methyltransferase domain-containing protein → MKEINRKQFIKSIIALFIAGLVPRILGESQSEIDPKSNFQSVYLDPKLREEFYLFLKNVYHLYPEDQFHKLILDITKTSKTDKDIYETILSKLPGIKPFAGVITYALPSLKKQKEEISSQTVKLLGKQNSYNGYMEIGTTGRYVKDLRKKLGIQGKVYILNDLEPKYSAEDLAERGQFFKAGTFIQMGNYDSISTDKIPSESLELVTNYIGFHHSPTEKLNGFISSISRVLKPGGRLVLRDHNVYSEEQRYIVALAHDVYNAGLEIPWRETSTQIRNFTSIEEIQEKLHGFGFQLVGNHYLQNGDPTKNTLMAFVKTK, encoded by the coding sequence ATGAAAGAAATTAATCGGAAACAGTTTATAAAATCTATTATTGCGTTATTCATAGCAGGACTTGTTCCTAGAATATTAGGGGAGTCTCAGTCGGAGATAGATCCTAAATCGAATTTTCAATCCGTTTATTTAGATCCGAAATTACGGGAAGAATTTTATCTTTTTCTAAAGAATGTGTATCACCTTTATCCGGAGGACCAATTTCATAAATTGATCTTGGATATAACTAAGACTAGCAAAACGGATAAGGATATTTACGAAACGATCCTATCCAAACTTCCTGGAATTAAACCTTTCGCAGGAGTGATTACGTATGCACTTCCTTCTCTTAAAAAACAAAAAGAGGAAATATCTAGTCAGACCGTAAAACTTTTGGGAAAACAAAATTCTTATAATGGTTATATGGAAATCGGGACCACCGGAAGATATGTGAAGGATCTAAGAAAGAAATTAGGGATACAGGGCAAAGTTTATATATTGAACGATCTGGAACCTAAATACAGCGCCGAAGATTTGGCCGAAAGAGGGCAGTTCTTCAAGGCAGGGACTTTTATACAGATGGGAAATTATGATTCAATTTCTACGGATAAAATCCCTTCCGAAAGTTTGGAGTTAGTCACGAATTATATAGGATTTCATCATTCTCCAACGGAAAAATTAAACGGATTTATTTCATCCATTTCCAGGGTCTTAAAACCAGGTGGAAGACTTGTATTAAGAGATCATAATGTATATTCTGAAGAGCAAAGATACATAGTCGCCCTGGCTCACGACGTTTACAACGCGGGTTTGGAAATTCCTTGGAGAGAAACTTCTACCCAAATCCGTAATTTTACATCTATCGAGGAGATCCAGGAAAAACTGCACGGATTCGGATTTCAATTAGTAGGGAATCACTATTTGCAGAACGGGGATCCTACAAAAAATACTCTTATGGCTTTCGTAAAAACTAAATGA
- a CDS encoding DoxX family protein: MENLDAKSISLWIMATIYTIAGILHFVIPKFYMRIMPPWIPYHKLMVQLSGIAEIALGLGLFFPQTKVLAAWGVVLLLIAVFPANVYHFQSRTRKDPPTWALILRLPLQLLLIYWAYTFTY, translated from the coding sequence ATGGAAAACCTAGACGCTAAATCTATCAGTCTCTGGATCATGGCGACCATTTATACGATCGCCGGTATTCTTCATTTTGTGATCCCTAAATTTTATATGAGGATCATGCCACCTTGGATCCCTTATCATAAACTTATGGTCCAACTTAGCGGTATCGCTGAGATCGCTTTGGGGCTCGGTCTTTTCTTTCCTCAAACTAAAGTATTGGCGGCTTGGGGTGTGGTCCTTCTTTTGATTGCTGTGTTTCCGGCTAACGTATATCACTTTCAGTCAAGAACCAGAAAGGATCCTCCTACTTGGGCGCTAATTTTAAGACTCCCTTTACAATTGCTTCTGATTTACTGGGCTTATACTTTTACATATTAA
- a CDS encoding TIGR04452 family lipoprotein: protein MQNLLSCLSFVLLFLSLIINCTYSGGPATISGGDAQKKIKDALQNLAFSTNIPNEPVDCSSYGYSDRTSGGTIGNVSGLDLTLMNVLFINPYLKSTLSQGKYYTETSINQCVNFVYGAYGVSLIPYSKEWSVYAKCQVPTPPVFLGLPLFFTECKPEEAKFAETITEKL, encoded by the coding sequence ATGCAGAATTTATTAAGTTGTCTCTCTTTTGTTTTATTATTCCTCTCCCTAATAATTAACTGTACTTATTCCGGAGGACCTGCGACAATTTCCGGAGGAGACGCTCAAAAAAAGATCAAGGATGCATTGCAGAATCTTGCATTTTCAACGAATATTCCTAACGAACCTGTAGACTGCTCATCTTACGGTTATTCAGATCGCACAAGCGGAGGAACTATCGGTAATGTTTCCGGACTTGATCTAACTCTAATGAACGTCCTTTTCATCAATCCGTATCTAAAATCAACTCTTAGCCAAGGGAAATATTATACCGAAACTTCCATCAATCAATGTGTAAACTTTGTATATGGTGCTTACGGCGTTTCTCTTATTCCTTATTCCAAAGAATGGAGTGTGTATGCAAAGTGTCAAGTTCCGACACCACCCGTTTTTTTAGGCCTTCCTTTATTCTTTACAGAGTGTAAACCGGAAGAGGCTAAATTTGCAGAGACGATAACCGAAAAATTATAA